One region of Anaeromyxobacter paludicola genomic DNA includes:
- the truA gene encoding tRNA pseudouridine(38-40) synthase TruA → MAAVKLILEYDGTRYAGWQVQPNGPSIQAEVERALSTLHKGPRRVTASGRTDAGVHARGQVASFQEERPLPVKAYVLGMNALLPEDIAVREAALLPDGFDARRSARGKRYRYRIENRPGRAPLSRLQSWQVFRPLDADAMRAAAAQLLGRHDFGAFRASDCEAAHAVRELRRLDVLGERGGTIEVVAEATAFLKHMVRNLVGTLVECGLGRRDPAGMAALLASRDRTRAGATAPPQGLCLEEVFYEDPP, encoded by the coding sequence ATGGCGGCGGTGAAGCTCATCCTCGAGTACGACGGCACGCGCTACGCCGGCTGGCAGGTGCAGCCGAACGGCCCCTCGATCCAGGCCGAGGTGGAGCGGGCGCTCTCCACCCTCCACAAGGGCCCGCGGCGCGTCACCGCCTCCGGGCGCACCGACGCCGGCGTCCACGCGCGCGGGCAGGTGGCGAGCTTCCAGGAGGAGCGGCCGCTGCCGGTGAAGGCCTACGTGCTCGGGATGAACGCGCTCCTGCCCGAGGACATCGCCGTCCGCGAGGCGGCGCTGCTGCCCGACGGGTTCGACGCCCGGCGCAGCGCGCGGGGCAAGCGCTACCGCTACCGGATCGAGAACCGGCCCGGGCGCGCCCCGCTCTCCCGGCTCCAGTCCTGGCAGGTCTTCCGCCCGCTCGACGCGGACGCGATGCGCGCCGCCGCCGCGCAGCTCCTCGGGCGCCACGACTTCGGGGCCTTCCGGGCCTCGGACTGCGAGGCGGCCCACGCCGTCCGCGAGCTGCGCCGGCTCGACGTGCTCGGGGAGCGCGGCGGGACGATCGAGGTGGTCGCCGAGGCCACCGCGTTCCTGAAGCACATGGTGCGGAACCTGGTGGGCACGCTGGTGGAGTGCGGCCTCGGGCGGCGCGACCCGGCCGGCATGGCGGCGCTGCTCGCCTCGCGCGACCGGACCCGCGCCGGCGCGACCGCGCCGCCGCAGGGACTCTGCCTCGAGGAGGTCTTCTACGAGGACCCGCCCTAG
- a CDS encoding sensor histidine kinase: MRNDPGESSTTLDGDPLAGAPATLLFENNPNPMWVFERATLAFVAVNDAAVARYGYSRAEFLSMTLRDIRPREDVGPLETWLHQAQPCGSTSAGVWRHRRKDGTVFPVEILNHGLELGDRRCELVLALDVSERQRAREERERMLRELAASDRLATLGALAGGLAHELNNPLSYVLSNLSYVERELAALATGGPPGFEQVRALAEAVADALEGARRVHRVVRELRQLSQPADERLAAVELHGVVEGALALAGNEIRHRARLELDLDEAPVVRGDPARLGQVALHLLLNAALAIRPGERERHLIQVAARAEGDQAVLEVTDTGPAVPERALPRVFEPFTVTRADGAGAGLGLSICRTLVCGMGGELTADSGRGRNVFQARLPLARPAAPRDAPPGAAPARLPRVLLLDDEEGIGRAVRRALHGFAEVVCETAGRQALQRFAAGERFDLVLCDVMMPQMTGTQFHAALAQLDPAAARDLVFVSGGAFAGAEREALALLPNERLEKPLDLARLRSLLAARAPHFPPAGQ; the protein is encoded by the coding sequence TTGCGCAACGACCCGGGGGAGAGCTCGACGACGCTCGACGGCGATCCGCTCGCCGGCGCGCCCGCCACGCTGCTGTTCGAGAACAACCCGAACCCGATGTGGGTCTTCGAGCGGGCGACGCTCGCCTTCGTGGCGGTGAACGACGCGGCCGTCGCGCGCTACGGCTACAGCCGGGCCGAGTTCCTCTCCATGACCCTGCGGGACATCCGCCCGCGCGAGGACGTCGGGCCGCTCGAGACGTGGCTGCACCAGGCCCAGCCGTGCGGCTCCACCTCCGCCGGCGTCTGGCGCCACCGGCGGAAGGACGGGACGGTGTTCCCGGTGGAGATCCTGAACCACGGGCTCGAGCTGGGCGACCGCCGGTGCGAGCTCGTCCTCGCGCTCGACGTGAGCGAGCGGCAGCGGGCGCGCGAGGAGCGGGAGCGGATGCTGCGCGAGCTCGCCGCCTCGGACCGGCTCGCCACCCTGGGCGCGCTCGCCGGGGGGCTGGCGCACGAGCTCAACAACCCGCTCTCGTACGTCCTCTCGAACCTCTCCTACGTCGAGCGCGAGCTCGCGGCGCTCGCCACCGGCGGCCCGCCGGGGTTCGAGCAGGTGCGCGCGCTCGCGGAGGCGGTGGCCGACGCGCTCGAGGGGGCCCGGCGCGTCCACCGCGTGGTGCGCGAGCTGCGCCAGCTCTCGCAGCCGGCCGACGAGCGGCTCGCGGCGGTGGAGCTGCACGGGGTGGTCGAGGGGGCGCTCGCGCTGGCCGGGAACGAGATCCGCCACCGCGCCCGGCTCGAGCTCGACCTGGACGAGGCGCCGGTGGTGCGCGGGGACCCGGCGCGGCTCGGGCAGGTGGCGCTCCACCTCCTGCTCAACGCCGCCCTCGCCATCCGCCCCGGGGAGCGTGAGCGGCACCTCATCCAGGTCGCCGCGCGCGCGGAGGGCGACCAGGCGGTGCTCGAGGTGACCGACACCGGCCCGGCCGTCCCGGAGCGGGCGCTCCCGCGCGTCTTCGAGCCGTTCACCGTCACCCGCGCCGACGGCGCCGGGGCGGGGCTCGGGCTCTCGATCTGCCGCACCCTGGTCTGCGGGATGGGCGGAGAGCTCACGGCCGATAGCGGGCGCGGCCGGAACGTCTTCCAGGCCCGCCTGCCCCTGGCCCGCCCCGCCGCGCCGCGCGACGCGCCGCCGGGCGCCGCCCCGGCCCGCCTCCCGCGCGTGCTGCTGCTCGACGACGAGGAGGGCATCGGCCGCGCGGTGCGCCGGGCGCTGCACGGCTTCGCCGAGGTGGTCTGCGAGACCGCCGGGCGGCAGGCGCTGCAGCGGTTCGCGGCGGGAGAGCGGTTCGACCTCGTGCTCTGCGACGTGATGATGCCGCAGATGACCGGGACGCAGTTCCACGCGGCGCTGGCGCAGCTCGACCCGGCCGCCGCGCGCGACCTGGTGTTCGTGAGCGGCGGCGCGTTCGCCGGGGCCGAGCGCGAGGCCCTGGCGCTGCTCCCGAACGAGCGGCTCGAGAAGCCGCTCGACCTCGCGCGCCTGCGAAGCCTGCTCGCGGCGCGGGCGCCTCACTTCCCCCCGGCCGGGCAGTAG